In a single window of the Salmo trutta chromosome 21, fSalTru1.1, whole genome shotgun sequence genome:
- the LOC115156694 gene encoding heparan sulfate 2-O-sulfotransferase 1: MGLLRIMMPPKFQLLALLAFAVAMFFLENQIQKLEESRVKLERAIARHEVHEIEERHTQDGLREREAPSAAGGEDVVVIYNRVPKTASTSFTNIAYDLCGKNRYHVLHINTTKNNPVMSMQDQVRFVKNVTEWREMKPAFYHGHVSFLDFTKFGVKKKPVYINVIRDPIERLVSYYYFLRFGDDYRPGLRRRKQGDKKTFDECVSAGGSDCAPEKLWLQIPFFCGHYSECWNVGSHWALEQAKYNLVNEYLLVGVTEELEDFVMMLEAALPRFFRGATELYKTGKKSHLRKTSEKKPPTKESSAKLQQSAIWKMENEFYEFALEQFQFVRAHAVREKDGELYLLAQNFFYEKIYPKTN, encoded by the exons ATGGGGCTTCTAAGGATCATGATGCCGCCAAAGTTTCAGCTTTTGGCGCTTTTGGCATTCGCAGTGGCAATGTTCTTCTTGGAGAACCAAATCCAGAAGCTGGAGGAGTCTCGGGTGAAGCTAG AGCGGGCCATCGCCAGGCACGAGGTGCACGAGATCGAGGAGAGGCACACGCAGGACGGCCTGCGGGAGCGGGAGGCCCCCTCGGCGGCCGGCGGCGAGGACGTGGTAGTTATCTACAACCGCGTGCCCAAGACGGCCAGCACCTCCTTCACCAACATCGCCTACGACCTGTGTGGCAAGAACCGCTACCACGTGCTGCACATCAACACCACCAAGAACAACCCAGTCATGTCCATGCAGGACCAG GTGCGGTTTGTGAAGAACGTGACAGAGTGGAGGGAGATGAAGCCGGCGTTCTACCACGGCCACGTCTCCTTCCTGGACTTTACAAA GTTTGGAGTGAAGAAGAAGCCCGTCTACATCAATGTGATCCGCGACCCCATCGAGCGCCTGGTGTCCTACTACTACTTCCTGCGTTTTGGGGACGACTACCGGCCCGGCCTGCGGCGCCGGAAACAGGGGGATAAGAAG ACCTTTGATGAGTGTGTGTCGGCGGGTGGCTCAGACTGCGCCCCGGAAAAGCTGTGGCTGCAGATCCCCTTTTTCTGTGGTCACTACTCCGAATGCTG gaaCGTGGGCAGCCACTGGGCTCTGGAGCAGGCCAAGTATAACCTGGTCAATGAGTACCTGCTGGTGGGGGTGACTGAGGAACTGGAGGACTTTGTAATGATGCTGGAGGCGGCGCTGCCGCGCTTCTTCAGGGGCGCCACTGAGCTCTACAAAACGG GGAAGAAATCCCACCTTAGGAAGACAAGTGAAAAGAAGCCGCCCACCAAGGAATCCAGCGCCAAGCTGCAGCAGTCCGCCATCTGGAAGATGGAGAACGAGTTCTACGAGTTTGCCCTGGAGCAGTTCCAGTTTGTCCGGGCTCACGCCGTCCGGGAGAAGGACGGGGAACTCTACCTGCTGGCTCAGAACTTCTTCTATGAGAAGATCTACCCCAAAACAAACTAG